One genomic region from Actinocatenispora thailandica encodes:
- a CDS encoding Hsp70 family protein translates to MTVRALAVDFGTSNTVAVTRDSDGRATEVLFDGSPLLPSAVFAAPDGELLTGRDAMHSMRLAPERFEPNPKLRVDDGTVLLGDTEVTVERLFAAVLRRVADEAHWHGHGPVVLTHPAGWGPRRQAVLVAAADRAGLPNARLVAEPVAAAHHLTRTAAAPGRAVVYDLGAGTADVSVVADGTVLAAEGLPDAGGLDVDTAIVGYLEATYRDRDPAGWDRLRRPATAADRRTWRQLAEDVRTAKEMLSRTAQTFVHIPLLGIDAPLGRDELERIATPLLLRTIEVATGALTAAGVPIPPPSPVLLVGGASRMPLVATLLHRHLKVAPTLADRPDLAVALGALLLADSAATAAPVPVAGRLPDPPPASPAAPSTPAPPATPTLATAPAPAPAHGGAAEGTEVAMPALGESVTEGTVTRWLKQVGESVEVDEPLLEVSTDKVDTEIPSPAAGTVLDIKVQQDQTAGVGTVLAIVGSGSPAAARAGAGEPAPTNEPGETAGSADKPRPDPVTYTKKRHKQAIDAGSKGSSVSVVVLVFLWLFPLISNQLDEYHGAKFTHNVFASAIIMCAAAVLAAVVSFFRPVSALTVGPDALRLERRHISGAVVTITVPRHSIERIGISTSAPKNRLVVWCRDGHTPDGFARLDTRPGGGSLLCNLNDVTKADDRTVEIHRIGSAIEALAGAAYAEI, encoded by the coding sequence GTGACGGTTCGGGCGCTGGCGGTCGATTTCGGGACGTCGAACACGGTTGCGGTCACCCGGGACTCCGATGGCCGGGCCACCGAGGTGCTGTTCGACGGCTCGCCGCTGCTGCCGTCGGCCGTCTTCGCGGCGCCCGACGGCGAGCTGCTCACCGGCCGCGACGCGATGCACTCGATGCGGCTCGCGCCCGAGCGGTTCGAGCCGAACCCGAAACTGCGGGTCGACGACGGCACGGTGCTGCTCGGCGACACCGAGGTGACGGTCGAGCGACTGTTCGCCGCCGTCCTGCGCCGGGTGGCCGACGAGGCGCACTGGCACGGGCACGGCCCGGTGGTGCTGACACATCCCGCCGGCTGGGGGCCGCGCCGGCAGGCGGTGCTGGTCGCCGCGGCCGACCGGGCCGGCCTGCCCAACGCCCGGCTCGTCGCCGAACCGGTGGCCGCCGCACACCACCTGACCCGCACCGCCGCCGCGCCCGGCCGCGCCGTCGTCTACGACCTGGGCGCCGGTACCGCCGACGTGTCGGTGGTGGCCGACGGCACGGTGCTGGCCGCGGAGGGGCTGCCGGACGCCGGTGGGCTCGACGTCGACACCGCGATCGTCGGATACCTGGAGGCCACCTACCGGGATCGCGACCCGGCCGGCTGGGACCGGCTGCGCCGGCCGGCCACGGCCGCCGATCGCCGGACCTGGCGGCAGCTTGCCGAGGATGTCCGCACCGCCAAGGAGATGCTGTCCCGCACCGCCCAGACGTTCGTCCACATCCCGCTGCTCGGCATCGACGCACCGCTGGGTCGCGACGAGCTGGAGCGAATCGCCACGCCGTTGCTGCTGCGGACCATCGAGGTCGCGACCGGCGCCCTCACCGCAGCCGGCGTGCCGATCCCGCCGCCGAGCCCGGTGCTGCTGGTCGGTGGGGCCAGCCGGATGCCGCTGGTGGCCACCCTGCTGCACCGGCACCTGAAGGTCGCACCGACCCTCGCCGACCGCCCCGACCTCGCCGTGGCCCTCGGCGCTCTCCTCCTCGCCGACTCCGCCGCCACGGCCGCTCCCGTCCCGGTGGCCGGTCGGCTGCCCGACCCACCACCGGCCAGTCCGGCGGCGCCGTCGACGCCAGCCCCGCCGGCAACTCCGACGCTCGCCACGGCACCGGCACCGGCACCGGCCCACGGTGGTGCCGCCGAGGGCACCGAGGTGGCGATGCCGGCGCTGGGCGAGTCGGTCACCGAAGGCACCGTCACCCGATGGCTCAAGCAGGTCGGCGAGTCCGTCGAGGTGGACGAACCACTGCTGGAAGTGTCCACCGACAAGGTCGACACCGAGATCCCCTCACCGGCCGCCGGCACCGTCCTGGACATCAAGGTCCAACAGGACCAGACCGCCGGCGTCGGCACCGTGCTGGCGATCGTCGGATCCGGCTCGCCCGCCGCGGCGCGGGCCGGCGCCGGCGAACCGGCCCCGACCAACGAGCCGGGCGAGACCGCGGGCAGTGCGGACAAGCCCCGCCCGGACCCGGTCACGTACACCAAGAAGCGGCACAAGCAGGCGATCGACGCCGGCAGCAAGGGCAGCAGCGTCTCCGTGGTGGTGCTCGTCTTCCTGTGGCTGTTCCCGCTGATCAGCAACCAGCTGGACGAGTACCACGGGGCGAAGTTCACGCACAACGTCTTCGCCTCGGCGATCATCATGTGCGCGGCGGCGGTGCTGGCCGCGGTGGTGTCCTTCTTCCGGCCGGTCAGCGCGCTCACGGTCGGGCCCGACGCGCTGCGGCTGGAACGACGACACATCTCCGGTGCGGTGGTCACCATCACGGTGCCGCGGCACAGCATCGAACGGATCGGCATCAGCACCAGCGCGCCGAAGAACAGGCTCGTGGTGTGGTGCCGCGACGGCCACACCCCGGACGGGTTCGCTCGGCTCGACACCCGGCCCGGCGGCGGCTCGCTGCTGTGCAACCTGAACGACGTGACCAAGGCCGACGACCGGACGGTCGAGATCCACCGGATCGGGTCGGCGATCGAGGCCCTCGCCGGTGCCGCCTACGCGGAGATCTGA
- a CDS encoding aldo/keto reductase family protein — translation MEFRHLGRSGLIVSEISYGNWLTHGSQVEEDAALACVRAALDEGITTFDTADVYAGTRAETVLGKALAGERREGLEIFTKVYWPTGPGKNDRGLSRKHILESIEGSLRRLGTDHVDLYQAHRYDYDTPLEETMTAFADVVRSGKALYIGVSEWRAEEIRAAAKLAAELRIPLVSNQPQYNAIWRVIESEVVPTCEDLGLSQVVFSPIAQGVLTGKYKVGQQPPAGSRATDDKGGKNMISRWMRDDVLSRVAQLEPVAAEAGLSLAQLAVAWVLQNPNVASAIVGASRPEQVRDNVKAAGVTLDKGLLAKIDEILDPVIERDPAKTQSPASRP, via the coding sequence ATGGAGTTCCGACACCTTGGCCGATCCGGCCTGATCGTTTCCGAGATCTCGTACGGCAACTGGCTCACGCACGGCTCCCAGGTCGAGGAGGACGCCGCCCTCGCCTGCGTGCGGGCCGCGCTCGACGAGGGCATCACCACCTTCGACACCGCCGACGTCTACGCCGGTACCCGGGCCGAGACGGTGCTCGGCAAGGCGCTCGCCGGTGAGCGCCGGGAGGGGCTGGAGATCTTCACCAAGGTCTACTGGCCCACCGGCCCCGGCAAGAACGACCGCGGGCTGTCCCGCAAGCACATCCTGGAGTCGATCGAGGGTTCGCTGCGCCGGCTCGGCACCGACCACGTCGACCTGTACCAGGCGCACCGGTACGACTACGACACGCCGCTGGAAGAGACCATGACCGCGTTCGCCGACGTGGTGCGGTCCGGCAAGGCGCTCTACATCGGCGTCTCGGAGTGGCGGGCCGAGGAGATCCGTGCCGCCGCGAAGCTCGCCGCCGAGCTGCGCATCCCGCTGGTGTCCAACCAGCCGCAGTACAACGCGATCTGGCGGGTGATCGAGTCCGAGGTGGTGCCGACCTGCGAGGACCTCGGGCTCAGCCAGGTCGTCTTCTCCCCGATCGCGCAGGGCGTGCTGACCGGCAAGTACAAGGTGGGGCAGCAGCCGCCGGCCGGCTCCCGGGCAACCGACGACAAGGGCGGGAAGAACATGATCTCCCGCTGGATGCGCGACGACGTGCTGTCCCGCGTCGCGCAGCTGGAGCCGGTCGCGGCCGAGGCCGGGCTCAGCCTGGCCCAGCTCGCGGTCGCCTGGGTGCTGCAGAACCCCAACGTGGCCAGCGCGATCGTCGGCGCCTCGCGGCCCGAGCAGGTGCGGGACAACGTCAAGGCGGCCGGCGTCACCCTGGACAAGGGCCTGCTCGCCAAGATCGACGAGATCCTCGACCCGGTCATCGAGCGCGACCCGGCCAAGACCCAGAGCCCGGCGTCCCGGCCCTGA
- a CDS encoding bifunctional adenosylcobinamide kinase/adenosylcobinamide-phosphate guanylyltransferase: MTTEQRVLVLGGISSGKSSLAERMLAEAPGERRYLATGRDNPDDPDWQRRIAAHRERRGDDWLTVDCSTGPDALIEALAAAPAGAAVLVDDLGGWAGLLLEAAGVVDDEPAKPKRATKRTSAATRKRGAASARTTSARAATEPPTGAAEAAAAGDSAPTGTDAAGAPSDDAASESGSPATAGERGAAPAAEPADGAPAGATDGAELLATAPARLAAAVAASPAGTVVLVSPEVGLSVVPATRSGRRFADLLGAINRAVADGSDRVALVVAGRTLWLPADGEATVPAAAAPAVTRQPPAEAVPAPMDAAEPVDVGPAEPDDDIIGIRPPDRIAINAAEARLTALASGGAGLGALTEPVAWALGAGDLAGEWESIRVLLVGADHDGGARAGDPPAASAIERVQAGTAPLARLADRLGATVVVADLAEAGGAAAVEPMETADVLTAEQVDAAFELGRSLAERAADEGVQLLVPAACGAGVQAVSAAVLAAATGNEPASLIGRVVGEAGRVDDAAWIDRCVAARDALHRVRLRSRDSRSLLAMLGGPDLAALTGLIIGAAVRHLPVLVDNPATATAMVLARDIAPSSPWWCLIPDHGRAPAVRTVADLLGFDTVLDLGLGLGDGCTALTAVGVLQPALALAASLRGSDAGEPVHA, encoded by the coding sequence GTGACGACCGAGCAGCGGGTACTGGTACTGGGCGGGATCAGCTCCGGCAAGTCGAGCCTGGCCGAGCGAATGCTGGCGGAAGCACCGGGTGAGCGGCGCTACCTGGCCACCGGCCGGGACAATCCCGACGACCCGGACTGGCAGCGCCGGATCGCCGCGCACCGTGAACGCCGCGGCGACGACTGGCTGACCGTCGACTGCTCGACCGGGCCGGACGCCCTGATCGAGGCGCTCGCCGCCGCACCGGCGGGTGCCGCGGTGCTGGTCGACGACCTGGGCGGGTGGGCCGGCCTGCTGCTGGAGGCGGCCGGCGTGGTCGACGACGAGCCGGCGAAACCGAAACGCGCCACCAAGCGCACCTCCGCCGCCACCCGCAAACGCGGCGCCGCCAGCGCCCGCACCACCAGCGCGCGCGCCGCCACCGAGCCGCCGACCGGTGCGGCCGAAGCGGCCGCGGCGGGTGACAGCGCGCCGACGGGTACCGATGCCGCGGGCGCACCGTCCGACGACGCGGCGAGCGAGTCCGGCTCGCCCGCCACGGCGGGTGAGCGGGGCGCCGCGCCCGCAGCCGAGCCCGCCGACGGCGCTCCGGCCGGCGCGACCGACGGCGCCGAGCTGCTGGCGACCGCGCCGGCGCGGCTGGCCGCGGCGGTCGCGGCGAGCCCCGCCGGAACCGTCGTACTGGTCAGCCCCGAGGTCGGGCTGTCGGTGGTGCCGGCGACGCGGTCCGGGCGGCGGTTCGCCGACCTGCTCGGCGCGATCAACCGGGCGGTGGCCGACGGCAGCGACCGGGTCGCGTTGGTCGTCGCCGGCCGCACCCTCTGGTTGCCCGCCGACGGCGAGGCGACCGTGCCGGCTGCCGCGGCACCCGCCGTGACCCGGCAGCCGCCGGCCGAGGCGGTGCCGGCGCCGATGGACGCCGCGGAGCCCGTCGACGTCGGACCGGCCGAACCGGACGACGACATCATCGGTATCCGGCCACCGGACCGCATCGCGATCAACGCCGCCGAGGCGCGGCTGACCGCGCTGGCCAGCGGCGGAGCCGGCCTCGGCGCGCTGACCGAGCCGGTCGCCTGGGCGCTCGGCGCCGGCGATCTGGCCGGCGAGTGGGAATCGATCCGGGTGCTGCTGGTGGGCGCCGACCACGACGGCGGCGCCAGGGCCGGCGACCCGCCGGCGGCCAGCGCGATCGAGCGGGTGCAGGCCGGTACCGCGCCGCTCGCCCGCCTCGCCGACCGCCTCGGCGCCACGGTCGTCGTCGCAGACCTGGCCGAGGCCGGGGGCGCCGCGGCGGTCGAGCCGATGGAGACCGCCGACGTGCTCACCGCCGAGCAGGTCGACGCCGCGTTCGAGCTGGGCCGCTCGCTCGCCGAGCGGGCCGCGGACGAGGGCGTGCAACTGCTCGTACCGGCGGCGTGCGGCGCCGGCGTGCAGGCGGTGTCGGCGGCGGTGCTCGCCGCGGCCACCGGCAACGAGCCGGCGAGCCTGATCGGCCGGGTGGTGGGCGAGGCCGGCCGGGTCGACGACGCCGCCTGGATCGACCGCTGCGTGGCGGCCCGGGACGCACTGCACCGGGTCCGGCTGCGGTCCCGGGACAGCCGGTCGCTGCTGGCCATGCTCGGCGGGCCGGACCTCGCGGCGCTGACCGGGCTGATCATCGGCGCGGCGGTCCGGCACCTGCCGGTGTTGGTCGACAACCCGGCGACGGCGACCGCGATGGTGCTGGCGCGCGACATCGCGCCGAGCTCGCCGTGGTGGTGCCTGATCCCCGACCACGGCCGCGCGCCCGCGGTGCGTACCGTCGCCGACCTGCTCGGCTTCGACACCGTGCTGGACCTCGGGCTGGGCCTGGGCGACGGCTGCACGGCGCTGACCGCGGTCGGGGTGCTGCAGCCGGCGCTCGCGCTCGCCGCCAGCCTGCGCGGCTCGGACGCCGGCGAACCGGTACATGCCTGA
- a CDS encoding adenosylcobinamide-GDP ribazoletransferase: MPDPIQHDPDPAAGRPPEPAGPVRGWVAAARLSVSTFTVLPVPVGRVDRATARGAMVLAPAVGAAIGAVLAGIAVLLRSAGAPLGVLAVAVVLGAVLVTRALHLDGLADTVDALGSYTDRERALAIMKRSDIGPFGVVALVLALAAQVAAVVAVGARPALALLATLVVAAGTGRLAVTLACRRGVPAARPDGLGALVAGTVPGWLVVAAAVPLAAIGLFADPARPWLGPVAVLLGLAAALLLVRHVTRRLGGVTGDVLGACVELAGTFTLTVLSC, from the coding sequence ATGCCTGACCCGATCCAGCACGACCCGGACCCGGCGGCCGGTCGGCCACCGGAGCCGGCCGGCCCGGTCCGCGGCTGGGTCGCCGCGGCGCGGCTGTCGGTCAGCACGTTCACGGTGCTGCCGGTACCGGTCGGCCGGGTGGACCGGGCGACCGCCCGCGGCGCGATGGTGCTCGCGCCGGCGGTGGGCGCGGCGATCGGTGCGGTACTGGCCGGGATCGCGGTCCTGTTGCGGTCGGCCGGCGCGCCGCTCGGGGTGCTCGCGGTGGCGGTGGTGCTCGGCGCCGTCCTGGTGACCCGCGCCCTGCATCTCGACGGGTTGGCCGACACCGTCGATGCGCTCGGCTCCTACACCGACCGGGAGCGGGCGCTTGCCATCATGAAACGCTCCGACATCGGCCCGTTCGGCGTCGTGGCGCTGGTACTCGCGCTCGCCGCGCAGGTCGCCGCGGTGGTCGCGGTGGGCGCGCGGCCGGCGCTCGCGCTGCTGGCCACGCTGGTGGTCGCGGCCGGTACCGGCCGGCTCGCGGTGACGCTCGCCTGCCGTCGCGGCGTCCCGGCCGCCCGGCCGGACGGCCTCGGCGCGCTGGTCGCCGGCACCGTACCGGGATGGCTGGTGGTGGCCGCGGCGGTCCCGCTGGCCGCGATCGGGCTGTTCGCCGACCCGGCCCGGCCGTGGCTCGGACCGGTCGCGGTGCTGCTGGGCCTGGCCGCCGCGCTGCTGCTGGTCCGGCACGTCACCCGCCGCCTCGGCGGCGTCACCGGCGACGTCCTCGGCGCCTGCGTCGAGCTGGCCGGCACCTTCACCCTCACCGTCCTCAGCTGCTGA
- a CDS encoding MmcQ/YjbR family DNA-binding protein, translating into MAGATFEQVRRIALGLPGAEEVGTWGTETVFQVGGKMFAVAAPDEPHATVKSTPDEQASLVARDPDTYAVAPTTGRFGWVRVELARIEPAVLRALVVAAWRAAAPRRLTTGYDAEPD; encoded by the coding sequence ATGGCCGGTGCCACGTTCGAGCAGGTCCGCCGGATCGCGCTCGGGCTGCCCGGCGCCGAGGAGGTCGGTACCTGGGGCACCGAGACGGTGTTCCAGGTCGGCGGCAAGATGTTCGCGGTCGCCGCACCGGACGAGCCGCACGCCACCGTCAAGTCCACCCCGGACGAGCAGGCGTCGCTGGTGGCCCGCGACCCCGACACCTACGCGGTGGCACCCACGACCGGCCGGTTCGGCTGGGTCCGGGTGGAGCTGGCCCGCATCGAGCCGGCCGTGCTGCGGGCGCTCGTCGTCGCGGCCTGGCGGGCCGCCGCGCCGCGCCGCCTGACCACCGGCTACGACGCCGAACCGGACTGA
- the gcvT gene encoding glycine cleavage system aminomethyltransferase GcvT, producing the protein MTDLKHSPLHDRHRALGAKFAAFGGWEMPLEYAGGGVLAEHNAVRNAVGVFDVSHLGKATVRGAGAVDFVNSCLAGDLDKIAAGQAQYTLCCDDATGGVVDDLIAYRFADDHVFLIPNAANTAEVVRRLAAEAPAGIEVTNRHDDYAIIAVQGPMSADLLARLGAPTRHGYMSFEQGTIGGRPLVVCRTGYTGEHGYELVVEARYAAAVWDALLEEGADLAVRPAGLAARDTLRTEMGYPLHGQDLSMQISPVQARAGWAVGWKKPAFWGRDKLLAEKQAGPARRLWGLSAAGKGIPRPGMAVYVGEQRVGEVTSGTFSPTLKRGIGLALLDTAANLDAGAEVEVDVRGRRAPMKVVKPPFVPSSVK; encoded by the coding sequence ATGACCGACCTCAAGCATTCCCCGTTGCACGACCGGCACCGGGCGCTCGGTGCGAAGTTCGCTGCGTTCGGTGGCTGGGAGATGCCCCTGGAGTACGCCGGCGGCGGGGTGCTCGCCGAGCACAACGCGGTGCGTAACGCGGTCGGTGTGTTCGACGTGTCCCACCTGGGCAAGGCGACGGTGCGCGGCGCCGGCGCGGTCGACTTCGTCAACTCGTGCCTGGCCGGCGACCTGGACAAGATCGCCGCCGGTCAGGCCCAGTACACGCTGTGCTGCGACGACGCGACCGGCGGCGTGGTCGACGACCTGATCGCGTACCGGTTCGCCGACGACCACGTGTTCCTGATCCCGAACGCGGCGAACACCGCCGAGGTGGTGCGCCGGCTGGCCGCCGAGGCGCCGGCCGGCATCGAGGTCACCAACCGGCACGACGACTACGCGATCATCGCCGTGCAGGGGCCGATGTCGGCCGACCTGCTGGCCCGGCTCGGTGCGCCGACCCGGCACGGGTACATGAGCTTCGAGCAGGGCACGATCGGCGGCCGGCCGCTCGTCGTCTGCCGCACCGGCTACACCGGTGAGCACGGGTACGAGCTGGTCGTGGAGGCGCGCTACGCCGCGGCGGTGTGGGATGCGCTGCTGGAGGAGGGAGCCGACCTCGCGGTGAGGCCGGCCGGCCTCGCCGCGCGCGACACGCTGCGTACCGAGATGGGCTATCCGCTGCACGGCCAGGACCTGTCGATGCAGATCAGCCCGGTACAGGCGCGCGCCGGTTGGGCCGTCGGCTGGAAGAAGCCGGCGTTCTGGGGCCGGGACAAGCTGCTCGCCGAGAAGCAGGCCGGCCCGGCCCGGCGGTTGTGGGGGTTGTCGGCCGCCGGCAAGGGCATCCCGCGTCCCGGCATGGCGGTGTACGTGGGGGAGCAGCGGGTCGGCGAGGTCACCTCGGGCACGTTCTCCCCGACGCTGAAGCGTGGCATCGGCCTGGCGCTGCTGGACACCGCCGCGAACCTGGACGCCGGCGCCGAGGTCGAGGTGGACGTCCGCGGCCGGCGGGCGCCGATGAAGGTGGTCAAACCGCCGTTCGTCCCGTCCTCGGTGAAATGA
- a CDS encoding leucyl aminopeptidase has protein sequence MSSLALADTNLASLPADAVVVGLYRSADGAPTLAPGAAELDAAFDHRLVDTLVLLGATGAVGEVTRLASLGTVPAPLVAAVGLGAAEDADDEAVRRAAGAAVRALAGSATVALALPALRPAAEGAALGGYRFTRYRAATDTDRAPVAKIQLVVPDAKDRAAKAELKRAAALADAASFTRDWVNSPGNELRPPAFADAVSKAATKAGLAVEVLDEKALRKGGYGGILAVGLGSAQPPRLVRLAYSPRGKAAAKVALVGKGITFDTGGLSIKPAKGMWEMKSDMAGAAAVAGAMLAIAALKPKVEVVAYLPMAENMPSGSAYRPGDVVTMYSGTRVEVLNTDAEGRMVLADAIARACEEGPDYLFETSTLTGGQVTSLGHRIAGVMGSESLHERVRAAGERVGEPMWPMPLPEEIAKLMTSDVADLSQVATGMDRSGHMLQGGYFLSRFVADGVDWAHLDVAGPAYHESEEYGYLPKGATAVPLRTLVELVVDVADNG, from the coding sequence GTGAGTTCGCTTGCTCTCGCCGACACCAACCTTGCCAGCCTGCCCGCCGACGCCGTCGTCGTCGGGCTGTACCGGTCGGCCGACGGCGCGCCGACCCTGGCGCCCGGCGCGGCGGAGCTCGACGCCGCCTTCGACCACCGGCTCGTCGACACGCTGGTACTGCTCGGCGCCACCGGCGCCGTCGGCGAGGTGACCCGGCTGGCCAGCCTGGGTACCGTGCCGGCGCCGCTGGTCGCCGCGGTCGGCCTGGGCGCCGCCGAGGATGCCGACGACGAGGCGGTACGCCGGGCCGCCGGTGCCGCGGTCCGGGCGCTGGCCGGTTCGGCGACCGTCGCGCTGGCGCTGCCGGCGCTGCGGCCGGCGGCGGAGGGCGCCGCGCTCGGCGGGTACCGGTTCACCCGCTACCGCGCGGCGACCGACACCGACCGCGCGCCGGTGGCGAAGATCCAGCTGGTCGTGCCGGATGCGAAGGACCGGGCGGCGAAAGCGGAGCTGAAGCGGGCCGCGGCGCTGGCCGACGCGGCGAGCTTCACCCGAGACTGGGTCAACTCCCCGGGCAACGAGCTGCGGCCACCGGCGTTCGCCGACGCGGTGTCGAAGGCGGCCACCAAGGCCGGCCTCGCGGTCGAGGTACTCGACGAGAAGGCGCTGCGCAAGGGCGGGTACGGCGGCATCCTCGCGGTCGGCCTCGGCTCCGCGCAGCCGCCGCGACTGGTCCGCCTGGCGTACTCGCCGCGTGGCAAGGCCGCCGCGAAGGTGGCGCTGGTCGGCAAGGGCATCACGTTCGACACCGGCGGGCTGTCGATCAAGCCGGCCAAGGGCATGTGGGAGATGAAGAGCGACATGGCCGGCGCCGCCGCGGTCGCCGGCGCCATGCTCGCCATCGCCGCGCTCAAGCCGAAGGTCGAGGTCGTCGCGTACCTGCCGATGGCGGAGAACATGCCGTCCGGCTCGGCGTACCGGCCGGGCGATGTCGTCACCATGTACTCGGGGACCAGGGTCGAGGTGCTCAACACCGACGCCGAGGGCCGGATGGTGCTGGCCGACGCGATCGCCCGGGCCTGCGAGGAGGGCCCCGACTACCTGTTCGAGACGTCCACCCTCACCGGCGGCCAGGTCACGTCGCTGGGCCACCGGATCGCCGGCGTGATGGGCTCCGAGTCGCTGCACGAGCGGGTGCGCGCGGCCGGCGAGCGGGTCGGCGAGCCGATGTGGCCGATGCCGCTGCCGGAGGAGATCGCCAAGCTGATGACCTCCGACGTCGCGGACCTGTCGCAGGTCGCGACCGGGATGGACCGCTCCGGTCACATGCTGCAGGGCGGTTACTTCCTCTCCCGGTTCGTCGCCGACGGCGTCGACTGGGCGCACCTGGACGTGGCCGGCCCCGCCTACCACGAGTCCGAGGAGTACGGCTACCTGCCGAAGGGCGCCACCGCGGTGCCGTTGCGGACGTTGGTCGAGCTGGTCGTCGACGTCGCCGACAACGGCTGA
- the lpdA gene encoding dihydrolipoyl dehydrogenase: MSEATDSYDVVVLGGGSGGYATALRAGSLGLTVALVEKDKVGGTCLHRGCIPTKALLHAGEVADAARDAAQFGVRASLDGVDLAGVNKYKDGVVTRLYKGLQSTLAARGGISTIEGTGRLVAPDTVQVGDRRITGRHVVLATGSYSKSLPGLAVDGERVITSEHALSLDRLPERAVILGGGVIGVEFASAWRSFGVDVTIVEALPRLVAAEDEEVSKAVERAFRRRGIGYVTGSPFTGVEKTAEGVRVAVEGGKTFDADLLLVAVGRGPVTADLGFEQLGLAMDRGYVTTDERLRTNLPGVYAVGDIVPGLQLAHRGFAQGIFVAEDIAGLDPRPIDEAGIPRVTYCEPEVASVGLTESAARERYGADKVETLTYNLGGNGKSQILKTQGFVKLVREGDGPVVGIHMVGSRVGELIGEAQLIYNWEAFPSDVAPFVHMHPTQNEALGEAHMALAGKPLHVHS; the protein is encoded by the coding sequence GTGAGCGAGGCAACCGACAGCTATGACGTGGTCGTCCTCGGTGGCGGCAGCGGTGGGTACGCCACCGCGTTGCGCGCCGGCAGCCTGGGGCTGACCGTCGCGCTCGTCGAGAAGGACAAGGTCGGCGGCACCTGCCTGCATCGGGGTTGCATCCCGACCAAGGCGTTGCTGCATGCCGGTGAGGTCGCCGACGCCGCCCGCGACGCCGCCCAGTTCGGCGTGCGTGCCAGCCTGGACGGTGTCGACCTGGCCGGCGTCAACAAGTACAAGGACGGCGTCGTCACCCGGCTGTACAAGGGGTTGCAGTCGACGCTCGCCGCGCGCGGCGGCATCAGCACGATCGAGGGCACCGGTCGACTGGTCGCCCCGGACACCGTGCAGGTCGGCGACCGGCGCATCACCGGCCGGCACGTGGTCCTCGCGACCGGGTCGTACTCCAAGTCGCTGCCCGGGCTCGCGGTCGACGGCGAGCGGGTCATCACCTCCGAGCACGCGCTCTCGCTCGACCGGCTGCCGGAACGGGCGGTGATCCTGGGCGGCGGCGTGATCGGCGTCGAGTTCGCCAGCGCCTGGCGCTCCTTCGGCGTGGACGTGACGATCGTCGAGGCGCTGCCCCGGCTGGTCGCCGCCGAGGACGAGGAGGTGTCCAAGGCGGTCGAGCGCGCGTTCCGCCGCCGCGGCATCGGCTACGTCACCGGCAGCCCGTTCACCGGGGTGGAGAAGACCGCCGAGGGCGTCCGGGTCGCCGTCGAGGGCGGCAAGACGTTCGACGCCGACCTGCTGCTGGTCGCGGTCGGCCGCGGTCCGGTCACCGCCGACCTCGGCTTCGAGCAGCTCGGCCTGGCGATGGACCGCGGGTACGTGACCACCGACGAGCGGCTGCGCACCAACCTGCCCGGGGTGTACGCGGTGGGCGACATCGTGCCCGGCCTGCAGCTCGCGCACCGAGGCTTCGCGCAGGGCATCTTCGTCGCCGAGGACATCGCCGGCCTCGACCCACGGCCGATCGACGAGGCCGGCATCCCGCGGGTCACCTACTGCGAGCCGGAGGTCGCCTCGGTCGGCCTGACCGAATCCGCCGCCCGCGAGCGGTACGGTGCGGACAAGGTGGAGACTCTCACCTACAACCTGGGCGGCAACGGCAAGAGCCAGATCCTCAAGACCCAGGGTTTCGTCAAGCTGGTCCGGGAAGGTGACGGTCCGGTCGTCGGTATCCACATGGTGGGTTCCCGGGTCGGTGAGCTGATCGGTGAGGCACAGTTGATCTACAACTGGGAGGCGTTCCCGTCCGACGTCGCTCCGTTCGTCCACATGCACCCGACCCAGAACGAGGCGCTCGGCGAAGCACACATGGCTCTTGCCGGCAAGCCGTTGCACGTCCACAGCTGA